In Xiphophorus maculatus strain JP 163 A chromosome 9, X_maculatus-5.0-male, whole genome shotgun sequence, the genomic window AGTTGTGCTCAGCTGCTCACTGATCATTCCTGGCTGCTAAAAAGtaacaaattatgttttgagTTTCTCTGCTGTGGGCAGATTTGTGAGGAAAGGACAAGCTAAGctatactattttttttctacactcCATCCCTGCGAGTATACAGTTAGTTTTGGCAACAAAAGAAAGAAGTCTGGCTGCATGTCAATGTGGACTCAAATACCCCAATGTTTGAACTCTGGGTGGTGCAACAAAGCAAACCACGGGACGTTGTGTTCAAACAGCAGCGTGTTTCTAGATTTTCCTTTAGCATCAAGgccagaataataataaaaaggctCTTGGGCTTAATAAGGGTAGAGAGCATAAAGAAGAAACAGCAACGTGATTCCACCTCTTGTTTCTGTGATCTTCGCTTCGCAAACAGAAACATGTGTTTGCGTATCCGCGCTGCAGCTTTATATTTAGTCATCACTcgtctgtttttttgttcctcatCTCTATGGAAATCCATGTGTCAAGGCGATCATCCCGAACCAACGACTGCATGCACTCCGTCTAAATCTCATTACAGCGTGCCATAAAGGCGAAGCCCCTTTTCAGGCGAGGGCCTTTGCTGACATTTTAAGCGCTTCCAAAATTTCTGCTCCACACCAATCTCATGTAGGTTAGCTGGCAGAGCACTGCAGACTCCGTGCTGCTTATTATGTATTACTTTGCTTTTGTAGTCCCTCCACATCGTTACTCATCCGGTATGCTTAAAGGTGCTCTCCCCTCTGGCAAGCACAACTATGACAGTCAGCTTGGAAGTTAGAAGTCTTTCAAAACTCCATCTCCCTCCCTTTttattctgtctgtctgtctctctctctctccttctccttcccATTGTCCCCACTCCTCTCTCTTCCTTCCTCGCTCTGTAGTCCTCAGAGAGCACCTGACTGACGTGTTGTTCAAGGATGAAAAGCACAGCGGAGGGGAATCCAAAAAGCaaacaactcaaaaaaaaaaaaaaaaagaaaatacatgagAAGATGTGAAAGACACAGCCGCACACACGCGCGACTGCATTCACAGACTCCTGCACCTGAACCCCTCAGGATTATCACCAGCAGCGAGCTGGACACTTGAGGGACGCCAGCATCTGCTTGCTTCCATTTTTAATACCGCAAAACAGAACAATATGCCCtcaaaaaaacttttcatattCACTTTGTGTCAACGCGGAGCTAAATAGGAGCACATAATCCTCCTTGGTGTGAGCTGTTCTGCCGTCCAGGCGGCTATTGAAAGTCCCCATGTGCCCAGAGGCGTCCTCACTGTGACTAAAAGCCATTTTGCACAGCACATTTCGACAGACTCCAggggagtgggggggggggctttGGGTTTCAAAGCATTTCTTTTACATCTGACTTTTCCACCGAGTTATGTAAGGGTTTCCGTGGAAGATATTCAACCTGAAAACTGTCCCTGCAGTGACAGTAAAGTTCAGCAAACACATGTAAGCAGAGGAGTGGCCCAGCGCACGCTCTGCTGCTTCTCGACGGGCAGTCGGTTTGTTGCAGCCactcaaaacaagaaaagggaGCACCACAGGAGGCAGTGGAAAAGGTTAGAGGGAGACCATATGCTGTGTCTGTTCTCTAGCCGCTCTCAGTCGGCACATGATGGTGACAAAAAGGCCACCTGGTTGAAAAGCAGAGTCGGGAGACTGGAGGTCTAAGGAGAAGATTCACTAGcttactttgtttttgcttttgtcctTCATTCTCTCTCcctgatacacacacacacacacacacacacacacacacacacacacacacacacacacgcacacacgcagacacacacaccctcccccctccccccaccccccacacacGCATTCAGCTTATTAATATAATGAATGGAGAGGCCAGTCGGCATGACACAGACAGAAGCTGTGACagctactttattttttattccacatTGACTTTAAAATGAGCTGCTATTGTGTGTTTCGCTGCCATCTCATTTACAAGCGTCGTACACGGTGGGTGGCTGATCGGGGGAAAACTGTGAATTTTAACAAGTTCAACGCCTTTAAACAccctctctcacacacaaacacagggtTACTAACATCCATTAGTCTATTatagaaaagtaaataaaataaatccatttaatCATGTTTACTCTGGCAACTTTTTATGTTGTAAGCACATTTGCCCTGTTTTAGCCCTGTGGCATTGCTATCATTATGTTTAAAGTCTGCAAAATTTCAATGTTGCCATTCTATTCAGACAAAGGTTTGagctacaaaaaacaaaaaaacccccctgCAAATATGAAACTGTAGCATTTTCTCCATGTTCCTCTTTAGCCTTGAACTTTACACTGGATTTCTCAGATATGGCTTTTTACTTATCTGTCTACTTTATTATGAGTTCCTTCTTTTCACCACCATTACAGAAACAACCAGTTAAGATTGCAGATATTAGGGTGTAAGTAAATTGTGCCGTCATCAGGCTCCTTACTCTGTGCTCCCCTTTGAATTGGGGTTCCAGGTAGAAAGTAGCACACACCCCTCCAAAATGCAcgtacagttgaaaccagaagctCACACAAGCTGCACTAAAGAGACACAACCTTTTTACGctgatattaaatcagattacATCTTTTCTAATTTggtcatttattattattattattattaatattttgtttctcaaTTTACCAGTTtatatgcatttctttttttttttttctatttttaaaggttttgttggctctagtggcctttatttgaaagtagtttgacaggaaacagggtaatcagagagggggaagacatgcggcaaacgtcgccaggccgggaatcgaacctacgaccaccgctacaaggactaaggcctcaacgtgggtcatgctttgcccctgcgccaccacagcacccctaTATGCATTTCTATAGTATATTAcaggtttcatttttaaaccatGTGACCTGGGTCGAACAGTTGCTGTTTGCTTCCACCAGCTTCATTCTCacagtagtttgtttttattttagcccATTTCTCTGTACAGAACATGGAGTACCTAAGTCAGGTGTGTAGGTTGTTATCttcacacgcacacgcccatgCACACAGACACCTTATGGCTCAACACTTTAATTGCAGTTTTACCAGACAACAAGACATGTCTCCAAATAAGAAACTTtatctttctgtgtttttttcaacTGTAATCTGACTTTTTAGGTTACTTATGGAGTAGTGACGTCTTCTTCATTGAGTGGCCTTTCGGCCCGTGTTGATACAGGATTTGTTTCACTGTGAATCATGACTCTATTACCAGTGTAAACCAGCCTTTTCACAAGACCGTAGGCTTTGTTTTGAGGTGTATCTACAAACATATGGTTTCAACTGTAGCCTGGGTGCTGAAACCGCAGGAAGTTCAAAGTCCTTCCTGTTGCCGTTTAAATGTATTCGTCTTGCACTCAAAGAGAAGTCCTGCTAAGTGGTTTCACAGTAAGAAACAACTTAGCAGTTGTTAGAAGGTGAACACCTTCTAGTGGTTTATAATATAATTGTACAAGTGTTGCTTCTTGTTTGCCGGGTTTTTAAAACCTTGGTGAGATCAGCTCACAGTGGTCAGTGAAAAATGTGTGCATAAAGCACTGGCCCAGTTTCAAATTGTTGCACAGCAGTAGTTAGTAATGCACTGCATCTTTCTCACCTACATCTTTTCatgctgctgaaaataaaattaatttactgATAGTGGTTCAGCAAGCCTGAAAGGCTGAAACTGATGGTGGAGATGCAGGAACCTAccatatttaaaaggaaatccCGTAGATTCTGAGAAGACGTCCTGGTCCAGATGTCATACCAGGGGATGGTCATGAAAGCAACAGGTGGAAATATAtgttattaataaaaaacaaaccagaaaggCTTCCACATTTGCATTTGAAGCATCCTCAAGATCCCAGAGACCAAAAAGTGGTCTTAATAAGGAGAGCCGAGAGcttcaaatcaatcaaatcagttttgattgtgaaacacattaaaaaaacctgGATTGAGTCTGTACCAAATAAAGGCTTTAACTGGAAGCAAAATTTATCAGCCCAGATGCTACATATTATATAAATGTTGGATGCCATATTGTTTAAATCATATTCAGAGATTCAAACACAAAAGCAGCATAAAGGTCCAGGACAGGTCACTAACTCTAAATACAGCAAATGAGCAGAGGTGTTCACTGATCCATTATCCAAGTTCACATCAAGTTTGAAGGGTTTTATTTTGCGACTTAAGATTAACTAGAATTGAACTCTCAAACTCAAGCTGAGacttcaacaaaaataatgagTCAAACAATGTATGTAACAGCTAATTTGACAGATGTAAACTGATATTAAGCTGCGTAGAAATAATCAGGTGTGTGTTGGGAATCAGAGCCTCAGCCAGTGAGGTTCGTTGCAAACAAACTTTCTGTTGCAGCGTAGTTAAAAGGCAATTTTCACCAAGTGTGCAAAGGTACAAGATTTGAATTTCAGTTGTTGCCACATTTGAAttgcaaacaagaaaacaacttttaccTGTGTTATGCTTTTAAGTGGTTGATGAGTCAAATGTCTAAAATCTGCTTGGATCCCAATCACTGCTGCTGGCTGCCAACATTTAGgggttgcattttcttttggtGGTTTTTTTAGCCTTAGAAACAGAAGCTTTTCTCCGTTGACTCAGTGAGTAACAATTCAGCTCAGATATTTAAAAGCCTTTCAAAACACCAAATgtaaagagacatttttttcagacatCATGGGCTCCTTTCATCTTCTTTTATATTAATTTGGACACTATTAATTcatcaaaggaaaaataaaataactaagcCAGAGAGAGACTGAAAAGAACTCAGTTTCTGGAATCATGAAGCACTGGGGTTATTAGCTTAATGCTTACATATATAAGCTAAATTCATTAtgtatgcaaataaaacaaccagttttcagtttagtatttttttaagtgacgGTAAACACCTGCTGTTTCTAAGTGGCAGGTGTTGAAAATAGATGGTGTGGCTTGCTGCCCAGGGTGTCATTCTACTGGGGCAATAATAAGACaaagacttatttttttaatattagctCCCAGTTACCTGCATCCTAAAACCAGTTGCCTCTTTTTGTCCAGTAAACAGTttcaatggggaaaaaaaaccctctagaAGTTACATTTGAGTTCTCATTAGGCTTTGACTCAtactttattttccaaaatgcGAGacatgtaggcctgtcacaataacaaattttgctggacaataaattgtcccagaacttaTTGTGACAAACGATATCATTGTttcatattacttgaaaatgagaacataaaatgagataaaatgagaacattttcaagtaatatcatagtaataatggcataaaaatgcaagaacactTTCTTAAAGTTCAATAGGTttcaaattctaatgaacatttaaacactggatCCATAAACCAATTGGAATATCTgagataaataaagaaaacaacaaaaaaaaataaattatgaagtttctgtaaacaaaattatcattCAAAAAAAGGGATAGTTAAGACCAAAAcgccagactgaagacttttattattcagtttttggtaaaaagagagaaaaaatagaaaaagataaatcaagcaaattaaatcaaattattgagtttcttttaatatatcacgcgattaattgatttttatggtttattgtgacaggcttagaGACATGGTTTCCAAAGCTGATCTAGAGGAAATTATTCATGGTTTTGTGTCATTGTGCTTAGATTACTATAATGCTGCTTGTACCAGTCTAGACAGGTGATCGGTCTTACGTCTGAAATCTATTCGGAAAGcagcaaacacaaatacactcACACCACCCTGGTCCTGTACTTTCTACTCTGGCTCCCAGTGGATTTCCTGTTGCCACCTACAGGGCTACGAATGGCCAGGCTCCTGATTATTTCTGTCGGGTTTTAACAAAACACTCTACTGCTCGTGGCCTTCAATCCCAAGCCCAGAATTTTCTGGTTCTTccttatttaaaaactgcagggtGCAAGGCCTTTTGGTCTGTGGCTTCAAAACTATGGAACAGTTTACTAACTGCAGCTTTGTTTTGCTGACTCACTGGAGGTTTTTGAAGACTGAACCCTGTTTTGTTCTCCCAGATTTTTATGTCATCATTatactgcttttgttttttgtttttttgttgttgtttttatgttttgtatagaATAACTGTACAGCTGTACTGCGGTTTGTGACTTGAGTGTTTGtgaaaagtgctttataaaaaCTCTACTCACTTACTTCTGCTGGTGTTTTCTCCTCGctaaagggaagtttttctctccactgttgctACATTCATGCTCAGTATGAATGATTGCTCTAAAGTCAACAACTCAAGCGACTGCCTACTGTTACAACATTCCAGTCTAGAAAGAGTGAAGGCTGCAAGTCAACTACTTGATGCAATCTGCAGGGCTTCATTATAAGGAGGGCTTTGTTGgctaattttaataataaacttgacttgactgcattgtttgataactaggatcaactAGATTGTACTTAACTTTAAATCTGTATGATTGAATTCAACTGACTTTTTTGTTAAGTGCATAAAGGTTCTAAAGTGGTACTATAAGCTGAATTGAaatgaattgtgttttttaaggtATATACACTGCATTTGATCATCtcactttggaaaaaataaaacaccaaaaccGGCTAAAACCTGAACCATAGTTACAATGTTAAAATCATATTGGGTCACTTTGGATAACTATGCGGATCCTGAAGCATTTTCACCAGTCAGGCGACTGCAAGGGTTTCAGCCTTACATGTgtgacttttaatgcaactctGAAGTCCGTGAGCTGTGGTGGATGCAAACGAGAGACTAAACAAACAGCGACAAGGACGTTCAGCAACTTGTAAAGCTGTATTCTGCAGCTGTTACTACAATTATACGACGATAAGCCGGCAAAGCGCCTGTACAGATGAGACACAAATCCActgttatatattttaaacaccCATTACATAATCAAAGAAGAACTTGAATTCGTGACTTAAATGGATTCTGCCTTTCCCAAAATGTTCCATGCTCATAGTTAGCTTTTTATCTTGGCTGATGATGGAGTTGGTTTGCAGGAACTGGTCAGATAGATAGCTggtacttaaaaataaaatctggccTGGTGTTCTTCATGGCCCCTTCCATACATTTTTCATAACCAAATTATCTGGAAACTTTGCTGGGCTCTGCATATATGCTCCAGGGTTTTTTCCGCAGCTGTACGAGATTCATGTAAATACGTTGGGAgaacaaacataaattaaatacattgagAAAACCCAGAGCAGTTCTAGCTCTACTTGGAAATACTTAGCAAATTAACAGCTGttgaaaactgctttgtttAAGGGGAGATTTTATTGAGTTAAattgttaattaaaataaaaccagcaaaagatactgtaaaacattttattttattgctggtGAACTATAAGTATGGGCAGCTTGTTTAAAACAGGATCCAGAAGttattttattcagcttttcaTTTCGTATCAAAGTAAGTTTTTCCACAAGTTATTAtgcatctttgttttcatttgaatgcCCACTTGTTTTCTTCACACTGGCACACAATGTATCATGAATATATCGTCATTGTAATCAGTGTATGCAGCAGTAAAATCGCATAGGGCTGTTTGAAATGCAGGAATTGTTGATTAATACATTCCAtatatttccataaaaacaccttttgcaTGCCTATACGATTCAGCCTGATGGAGTTTCCTGCTGTAGACGTACAAGATGCTACCGGTCACataaggtgtttaaaaaaaagaaatgatttaattttactATCATAATATTTATCTATAATACCACCTTTATATGACTGTGATATTTTGCAATTCTAAGctggaattgttttttttttactgaaagcaGGGAGCATCATGTACCTCATGACCTAGAGATTCGCGAAAGCTACAATATATAACTTATATTTACGTTTATAAAATTTGCTTGTAACAAGTAACAACACAAGAAAACTACATTCAACTAACAGAAGGTGGAATATTGTAGGTAGAAGGAGGGATTAGCATAGTCTGTTGACATCCATGCCAGACCAGCCACAGTATTTTGGCCGTGTGCCGTGGAAGAGTTCAGAAGGATTAACAGCAGCTGCTCCAttgctttcactttttaatgcttttttttttttcttaatccaTCGTAATGGTCACTACAGACTGACAGCAATCTGTCAACATGCAGACAGATTACACAGAGTATGTACAGTATTCCTATGTGTTGCATGTCAGGAGATGAAGTCACATTTTAACAGGGCGCTACCTCAGCAGCACACTGCTGTGTGACTACCAGCATGGCAGATGCTTTGAGCGTCTCAGTGCTGAGTGACAGCAAACTGTCAGGGCTTTTGTGTGTCTCTGCTggtgtttttcatttaagatgCTGCCAGAGAGGGAGGTTCCCACcaatgcagcagcagctgagtgGAAAAAGCTCCTCAGGAGGGATATTTGAGCTTGTCAGACACAAGAAATTTGATTCagacaaccaaaaaaaaaaaaaaaaaagaatattgagCAGGAGTCCAGTAAATAGCAGCTGCCTCTGTTTAATTAGAACAAATCGAAGTTGGAAATGGAAAACAGGGGAAAACAACAGGGAGGTAATGTGACACTATTTGCTGACAGTTATTATAAGCTGGGAGAGAGCCGTCCCACAGGCAGGCTGCTGTTTGCGGAGGGGCAgttccttcttcttctgtcagGCTGGTGCTGATCCCTCATCTTACAGGTCACAATTATGTGCTTCATCCCTTCCTGCTGCTATCCCCCCCCCATCCCTCTGTAAGCAGTATTTAATTGTAATGGGCTGAGCTGGGGAAAGGAGTAATCAGATGAGAAGAGTCACATGGTTACGCACTTTCTAACAGGGTGGGGGGATTAATAATACTGCCGCCTTGATTGAACAGAGAGAACTTCAGCTGCTTTCTCTGGTAAATTGGAAGGTGGGGCTgagtgcaaaaaaaacaacagtgacacggaggagagggaaagaaaagagagtTGCAAAAGGGTGATAAGGGGTTCTGTGATAAGAACAGAGAGGAGGCAGGGATGGCgagggaggaggcagagagagaaagggagtgGGAGGAAGAAAGAGCGAGGATAGGAGGCAGCGCAGTGCAGTGAGGGAGGGggtgaggagagagagagagagaacgatGTAGAGACAGCAAGCCTCTGCTGCTACAGAGCCAGTGAGACGCAGGCAGGCGGAGGGGAAAGAcgaagagagagagggagagggggcCTCCTGGTTTCTCTGAGACAGGCCCAGAGAGAGGGGGGGAGAGGGGCTCCAGGAGCACCACAACGGAGAGCGAGACGAGTGGGTGGAGAAGCAGAATCGGAGGGGAGGGGAGAGAAAGAGGCAGGGTGATAAAATCAGAACCAGGCTTTGGCAGGAGCAGAGGCAGAGGGTGGGACTTGAGCTGAGGAGGGAAAACAGCACAGGAGGaaacaaagttttgaaaactGAGGAAACAGCAAAGGGAGAGCAGATGCTGATGGCCAAAGCAGGAAGAGATCCATGGAAGAAGGTCACCGTCTGTCAGCATGTTCTCTGACAGCCGGGCCACCGCCACCACGCCTGGGGAGCAGAGGGGCTTCAAGGCTCATGCCCCCCACTTCATCCCATGGCTGCGCAACAGCCTGAAGGCtcaccacagcagcagcagcggcggcgacCTGGGGCTCAACGGGGCGTACAGGTCCAGCTCGGAGGGCCGCAGCACCCTGACCCCGTTGGAGAGGGCCAAGGGGATCGGTTTCTTCTCCAGCCGAGCCAAGAAGGGGGAGCTCCGGTGTAATGGCATAGGGATGCTGCCAGTGGTGCTGAGGGGGCATCACATCCTGCCAGGCAGCGTGGGGAACCAGAGAGAGGACGGTCCTGCCAGGTGGAGCAAGACTAAAGAGCTGGAGGTGGAGCCCAGCACCAACTCTCAACTGAGCCCAGAGAAAGGACTGGCCGACAGCTGCTCCTCGCCGCCGCAGAGCCAAAACGTGGGATACACAAGCAGCCCCTCGGTGAGGAAATACGGGCCTCTGGTGGGGCCCCATCCCACTCCTGTACCTGTGCTGCTGGCTGAGAAGCCCGACTGCAATGTGCCTGTCGTGGTGTGCATGGAAGACAGCGAGGGGAAGATGTGGGACTCCACCAGTCACACCACCTACCGCCAGAGAGACGTCCACTCCTCCAGCTGGCTGAGCTCAGGCACTCAGCAGCTGATCGAGAGGGAGCGCGGGTTCAGCTCCAGCTTCAGCTGCATCAACAAACACGGCAGGAGTTCTCAGAGTCAGAGGGACCTGACGGCCCTCAACGGGCTCATCTTCTCCAGCCAGACCCCTCCTGGAGCCCTGGGCTGCACCGCCACCCTGAGAGGCCCCAGAAGGCCCCGGCCGAACTCGGAGCGGATTGCGAtcctgggtcagaaccagacgTGGGTACCGCACAGACCAAACAGAGAGCAGGAGCCACAGAGGAACGGAGCCGGTTGCAGCAGAAAGGTGGTCCGAAACCAGATCAAACGGGTGGTGGACAACCTGGAGCAGGTCCTCACTTCCCTCAGGGACATCCAGCAGGAAATCAAAGAGgtacacacagacacagttgtttgttgatttatGTATCATGTGTCTGAAACTTTGCCATGAGAGCTGCAGatttgtctcttttctttccaaGGCTGAAGGGTGGGAACATAAACAAATCAGGGCCTTACTGCATCCTCTCTCATTAATTTAGACGTTTTCCtcatgcagaaaatgtttgagcttttgcagaaaaaaccccaacaaaaccTTGAGGGCATTTAGAGATAACAAGGCAGACCACAAATGCACTTTCTCAGCAGAATTAAACAAGCAGAAAAGCATCTGCAGCAGGGATGCATGGACCCAAAACATGTTGTTGTTTCTCAGGCTCTCCTTTCTATTCCCCAGACACTCTAGAGTCTGGCACTTTGTGCTCAAGTCGGGCGTGCGCTTTCATAAAGGTGGATGAGATGGTAGTTATGGCCCATTTGCCAGATGCATTCAGAGGATGTTCAGACGATGCAGGGTGACATTAGTAAAAAGCCTTGACTCTAACATCCTCTCTTTTCCACCACTTTTCCCTCTCATGGACAGCTGCTGCTCCAGGCACAGCTGGACGGTGGCCGGCACTCTTTTATAATCCATTTATGTCTGAATATCCGTGCCTCGTCCAGTAAAAGTGACATGCAAATCTTTCCTCTTGGCGTCCGATCAGCGAGGTCACAGCCAAGCCCCAGAGGTAGTAACTTCATCATTGTGACTTTAAAGACTTCTCCGTGACAGAATTAATATTCCTGTGATGAAAGTTTATATAGAATACAGCAAGAAAGGCGAAAAAAGCGATTGATAAGGCTGCATGTATAAACAGAGGTGGCAAATGAAAAGAGAGTAAGTCACTGTGGAAGTAGTGCAGGCTATTTATGTTTGTTGCATTAAGCAGTAAGCActaatgtgaaaaagaaatggaGTGAGGCAAGGACAGAGATCATTTACTGGCATGGAAAAGTAATCACACTGCTTTTACTATctcacatcacaaccacaatcttgaaaaacattaattttattggagttttatgtgacagaccaacaccgACTTGTAAGCTGGAAGGAAGACGATGCGAGAATGATCAAGGTTTTTTGTGGTGCTATTGTGAGAGCAATAAAAGTGAACTATTTACTACTTCT contains:
- the LOC111609747 gene encoding uncharacterized protein LOC111609747; translated protein: MFSDSRATATTPGEQRGFKAHAPHFIPWLRNSLKAHHSSSSGGDLGLNGAYRSSSEGRSTLTPLERAKGIGFFSSRAKKGELRCNGIGMLPVVLRGHHILPGSVGNQREDGPARWSKTKELEVEPSTNSQLSPEKGLADSCSSPPQSQNVGYTSSPSVRKYGPLVGPHPTPVPVLLAEKPDCNVPVVVCMEDSEGKMWDSTSHTTYRQRDVHSSSWLSSGTQQLIERERGFSSSFSCINKHGRSSQSQRDLTALNGLIFSSQTPPGALGCTATLRGPRRPRPNSERIAILGQNQTWVPHRPNREQEPQRNGAGCSRKVVRNQIKRVVDNLEQVLTSLRDIQQEIKEVVQQIDYLTSSIDLDDEEQQRPGGEAQPPSDSSYSSGSSSSEVTVRSAQQRAPGTENQPGTADSYRTASREDHSRSQPSQNGQLRSITAGFLSERSRTVQLTCGQSPRKTLSRVNTNSLPPPRNPTTQDHVLSPKRSLPARPPTPGLSPLTVNLHYPSSPGSQPSSPLSPKSYPPPALSPSVIIETKVGSLRTPQSDLPSAGPFSPLLSHPQSASCPPTNFETKSLPLHDKERRAASAGPSNACAAKPPTGQGRRARKPPPYPHHRLSEPTKKVKEPRKAPPYPEKRRLLSTTV